Part of the Panicum virgatum strain AP13 chromosome 4N, P.virgatum_v5, whole genome shotgun sequence genome is shown below.
TAATCTTAAGTGTTCCTCTTGTTCATtttcattcttggaaaataccAAGATATCATCTATAAATACAACCACAAACTTGTCGAGATACTCCATGaacaccttgttcatcaagtacatgaagTATGCTGGAGCGTTCGAATATCTTCCAGTCGAATCCTTAACTGATGGTATCCCAATCTcagatcgatcttagagaaaatcATAGTACCTCTCATGTGATCGAACAAGTACTCGATTCTGGGTAgtgggtacttattcttgatggtcaCATCATTAAGTGCTCTATAATCTACACACATTCTTCTACTACCATCCTTTTTATCAACAAAGATAACTGGTGCCCCCCAAGGTGACGAGCTAGGATGGATAAATCATTTCTTTAATAAttcttttatttgtttctttaatcaactcaaatCCTTAACATCCATTCTATACGGCCTTTTAGAAATAGGTGTAATGCCATGTAAAAGATCAATACTGAACTCAATATCACAGTCAGACGACATACCTGGTAAATCTTGTGGAAATACATCGGGATATTCACAAACAACCTTGATATCTTCCAAAGGCATTCCCTTCATCTGATTTACTGCACAGTCTGCTGCGGTTAGATGTGTTGCAATGAACTCAAACCATTCTCCTTCTGGACTTGTGAGAAGCACTGACCTCTTGGCACACTGAATAACTGCGTCAACTTTGCTTAGCCAtcccattcccagaatgacatcaatccCACTAGAATCTAGCACTATAAAGTTGGGACAGATTTCTCTGTCCATAATCAAACTAATTCCAATAAATTGATACGTGGCTTTGATATTGCCCCTAGGTGAACTAACTAGCATGTGTTTTGACATTGTATGCACAGGAATTCTGTATTCCGCAACAAACTGAGCGGAAATAAAGGAATGcaatgctccagaatcaaataaaactGATGCAGGAAATGAGTGTACTAGGAACATACCGAACACAACATCCTGAGCCTCTTGAGCTGTttctgcagccacatgattcaCTCTTCTACGAACGTAGTTCTGCTGACCTTTGTTACCCTACGGAGTCTGGTTGTTGTTTCTGGGCTGCTGCTATTGTGATTGCTGTTGAATCTACCTCTGTCCACTATTCCTCTAGTTCTGGGGGGTCTGAACATTGCGCTTGGGGCAATTGTTGGCATAATTTCCCACTTCACCACACTTGAAGCAGCCATTGGGTTGAACTGGGTTGTTGTTCCTGACTGGTGCTCCTGATGTGTTGCCCGAACGATTCTGTTGCTGATTGGGAGTGCGCTGCATCTGCTGGTTGGAAAGTTGTGGTTGTTGCTGTGAGCGCTGGCACTGCTGGTTCTACTGATAATTTCCACCTTGTCCTCCAGAATGAGATGGAAAACCCTGGGAAGAGTTGTAGCGGGGGCGAGTATTGCTGCTAGACTGCCCCTAAGACTAGAACTTCCGCTACATTTAACCAAGTTCCTTGCACTTGCTCTCCAAGCCTATAGCCTTGTCGAGCTGTGTCTGAAAGTTGGGGAATATATGACTCTGGAGCTGGTAGTTAAGTGGCCCTATCAAGCCATCCAGGAAGTGATCATGTCTCTTTGCATCAGTATCAACATCACTGGGCGCATAACGAGACAACTGAGTAAACTTGTCCCTGTACTCGCTGACTGACATATTGCCTTGCTTCAGAGCCAAGAATTCCTTATGTTTGAGCTTTATCACACCAGCTGGGACATGATGCTCGCGGAAACTATTCCTGAATTTATCCCAAGTGATGGTGTTGGCATCAGCATGAGCAGCACTGTAAGCATCCCACCAGTCTGTTGCAGATCCTTTCAGATGACATGAGGCATACAATACCTTCTCATGGTCATTGCCTTGAGTGATATCCAGCTTCTTAGTATTGATTTTCAGCCAATCATTTGCATCAAGTGGATCCATAGAGTGGGAGTATGTTGCGGGATGGTGACTCATGAATTCCCTATGCTTATCTCTTGGTTGCTCGGCTGCATGAGGTTGTTGCTGATTCTATTGCGCTTGCATATTTGCTATTGTGGTAGTGAGGTTCTGCAGAAGCTGCATCTGATCTGCCAAGAATTGTTAAATTGTTGGatttggaggtggaggtggcagtGGATTTTGTCGATTAACTATGTGTGCACGCCTTGTGCTAGAAATGTCTTGCCCTCCTTCTGACCTGGTGTTTACCATCTGATAGTTGGAGAAATGAATTTTGGATAAGAGTGCTGAACTGATAAGatagagaaagaagaagagaaccaAGATATGAACCTAAAATAGGTTTAAAACATTTTATTAAACCAAACCAAGTTTAAATAAAATGAAACAAGCACTTGTCCACAAAGCAAGCATTGTTACACCATCGTCGTCCTCACAGGAACGGTACTAGCGAAACAAGACATGTAGAAGGgtgaccaaaccaaaccaagttTAATAGCCTAGAAGCCTAGTCTAAAAGACTGGTGGTGGAGCCTGGTGCGCCGTAGCGAAGTCTCTTGCGGGGCGGCGACAGAGCGGTGATCGGAGGCTCAACATTATGTgcacgtggtggtggtgcctaCCCTGCAAGCTGGGCCTCAAGCTCTGCAATCCGATCTTGGGCCTTCCGCATCTTCTCATGAGTCTTCACATAGTCCGTGGTGACACCCTCGAGGTCGGTGTTGAGTGCTACAGTGACTCGGGCGAGTATGTTGAGGCGGTCCTGTCCGTCATCTCCTAGTACAACCACTGAATCCTCAGTGCCACTGGTACGGCGAGGGACGTGGCGGAACTCGGTGGTGTGCATCTCCTGGCAGTGGGTGTGGCAGACGGACCAAAGTGCTCTCCTGGCGGTGCTGCTAACAGAGTCGGCGTAGGTGGAGTGGGGCATAGTGGAGTCATGCGCCGAAAGAGTCTTCATGCCCTGGTAAAAGGCAGTGGATTGTGAATCCACCATGCACGGGTTCAATTTCCATCGTTCGCCCTCCCCTGACGTGCACCTGGGAGAGGTAGTAGTTGCCGACAGCAGGATCGTTGTGGCAGTGCGTGAGGTACAGGGGCTTCACATCATTGCCCAACTCCATCAGCACGGACTGCAGCAACATACAGAAGTAACCAGGCTCTGTCAAAGAGGAGTGAACACCAGTAGTAACACGAGGACCGTTGCCCTAGTTGCCTGAAgagttgctgttgttgttgacgATGTCGCTCTGGCCATTGTTGCTCTGCACATCTCCCTCGGAGTCCTCATCATCCTACTCATCATCAGTATCATAACCATCATCATGCTCGCTGTCCTCACTGTCATCCCCGGAGTCGTCTGGGtctcctccagcagcggcagGTGCTGGAGCATCTGGAATAGGAGCATCtggcggtggaggtggtgcatctgctgctggtgctggtggagctggcgAGTCAACAGGCACAAGTTGACCATCCTCATATTCAACATAGTAATATAGCATCTCTGGATCTTCCTCAGCGTCCTCCATGGGCTGAGGTGGAGCTGGAGCAGGAACAGGTGCTGGAATTGGAGCTGGATTGGAGCTGGAACAAAGTGAGCAACATAAGCAGGTGCGGGACCTCCGGTGCACTTGTGAGCAGTCTATCGAGTCCTGGCCATCTGACAGATTAAAAACAAAACTCAGAATAAGTTTGAATCAAATCGAAAATACTGATAAAGaacaaagaaaataaattagttttttgaattaaattaagAATTTTTTTAGCTGAAAGGCTTGCTAGAAAATGAGTCCTAAATTCGTCCGTTTCTATCTAGGTTTGCGTTCTACAGTCAACATAGCTCTAATACCACTTCTATCACACCCGTTTTCAAAAAGAACACCAGGTGTATcacatatgtgcgccaggatcaagtttcacacATATGGAGGACGTCATCAGTGAATATATCAAAGACAATGTTCAACAGcgtaaataaaagaaaataagtACTTTATTACACACTCCGATAGATAGACACAAAAGTCTTAAATGTTTCACCGATAACCTATTCGAAATCTTCAGTCATGCTTCATTAACTCCCACAGGAACTTTGACTGGTGAACGCTCCTAGAACTCCTCAAAGTCACTGAAGTAGTCCACTTCATTGTTCTCTTTTGAACAGCAATTAGGCAAGGGTGAATACACTTAttgttggtactcagcaagtgggGTGAAGATGCAAGGCCATCAAGGAAAGGCTAAGGTTTATAGCAGTTTGCATTTTAGTTGGTCAAGTTTTATTATTAGGCACCTAATTACTAGGTATAAGTTTAGATCAACCCACTTAAGCATAAAGATCATAAAGGATCCAAATTACATAACCAAAAACACGATTTAAttattcttcaagttcaattatcatgtgagggttcaagccgctcatgaccgtgagcaccgctgatatattagttttacactctgcagaggttgtacactttccccACAATTCGTGTCCCCTTGtgtcgcccgggtttgcaaggcccataaacacttcctttggtgagtggcgagGGATCCACTATGAGGcttttacaaagattccctaacaagtgacaacccgctaaggtttcaagtcaaagcagagcataaatctccctaatggtcagcaccttagcaaaggctactaccccaagaggaccgggctataccccatcgatgcttcccctcttgccctttcggtaagactgtcacaagctagagttttTCAATTagtcagccaagaccagagccatgtggtattgtggttgtacggttttcttgggtggttctccatgttccaattaaacaaCATGATCTTGTAATTAAAACAAGTATAACAACATAAATAAAGTCATGTTTAATATTTCAAAGATTATAACAATAACCAtcccaagataaagcatctaagaAATTCTacccaacaaaaaaaattataacaggTGTTCCAAGGCTTGGGTAAAAGACTAGGTAATGTCCTTAGTGGCTATCCTATCAAGTTTATGCAATACAATaataaagtaaagtgaattaACATGATATTGCTGGGACAAAATAGAATATGCAGAGTAGGAAggccacttgccttccttgccAAATTGCTGTTGTTcctcctcgttcacttgctcttGTTCACCCTCGAATGGCACGTCATCTACACGATCACACAAGCAAACAAGCACAAAATATGAAACAGTACAAAAATAGTGTAAACAGAACTAAATAAGCTGAAAAATATGTAGAGCATgttgcaaggatcgcgtgagtgCGAGAATCACTAAAATCGAGGTTAAAACGAAGAAgatatggccaaaacaaggttcCAGGGAGTTATTTGCAAGAAACTAGGGGCTAGATCATAATTATACATATAAATAGAGGGGTTAGAATGAAAAACTTGAGCCCAGGGATGGCGGGTACAACATTACAAGAATTTAGGGGCTGAAACAAAAGAAACAATACCTttatggaattatttttgaatagattaggacggcgggttgattcccACAAAACGCAGGTGCACTTTAGCAAAAGTTCCACTGTTGACCGGTATTGACTTGACCAAAACAGATCTGGCCCGTTGGATCATGATCCGACGGCGCGGAAGGGGTTGGGGCAGCTCGGCTCGGTGATGACGACTCGGTTGGCTCGGTTGGCGGCTCAGGTGACGCGCCGGCTCGGCTGCGCGGCGAAGGCGGCTCGGGGCGGAGCCGGTGGCGAGGActacggcggcgggtggcggcgcaaCGCTGGAGTTCACTAGATTTGGTGCTCCGGTGTTCGGTTTGGCGCACAGGAGGGCCGAGGAGGTCGAGCGGGTATCGGAGAGCATGAAGGCAAGGTCGACGAGGCGGTGCAGGGCCGGGAATGTGGTGTGCCGTGGCGAGGCACAGCTCGACTCGGCGGAGCTCACTCCAGCGAGAAATTCAGGCCACGAGGGGGCgagaaaaagagaggaaaagggTCTGCGATGACCCAAACCTTagcgcggagctccggcggtgcTTGGACGTCGAGAAGAGGCGGCACAGCGGCGGATGGACGGCTGAGCAATGCTTgctcggcggcgctgcgcgagcGGGGAGCGAGGAGCGGGCACGACAGCGAGCAAAGGGGGATGCAGAAGGGCTCGATGCGGCTTTTGTACACCGGGGAAGGGAGCGGGGCGGCCGTGAGTAGAGGGGACGCGACGCTTGAGTGGCGGCCGGCCATGAAAGCCCTAATGGTGGTGGGCGGCCGTTAGCTGCGGGAAGGGGACGAGGCAAGGGAGTGCGACAGCGGTTCCTGGGCATTGAAGGTGACGATTGtagaggagaggaaggggaggcgTGCGGCCGCAGGAAGGGAGACGGCCGGCGGTGTTCGACATAGTGTGGAGGAGAGAAACCGGCTGGAGGTTAGGGGTGaccctgacgggtgggccccaaCTGGAAGCGAGACAGAGAAAGAGGGATGGGCCGCAGGTGGGATGGGTTGGGCCGGCTTTGATGGGCCGAGCAAAGGTTTTGGGCCGCGCAGGGAAAGAAGAGAAGGAGAGGGGAtgttgggctgggttggttgggaaagagggagagaggaagtTTTTTTAACACAAATTTCATTTGAGTTAATtcattttgaattcaaaacaaatttgaattttgggtgTTACAGCGACCACTTGCCGAACTTGTTGCTCTTCGTCCCAAAAGGtaatattgtcttccaaactagctcaccaacctgaaaagattttgctcttaccttcttgttgtaatctctagccacccgaagcttgtctttctcaatttccttcaaagcttgcaaccgcTTGTCGCTTCATCAatattgtccatcatcaagtcatagtaatcaacagcggtaaggtcattttgtttagccaatctataagcgtccagattcatCTCAATAggcaaaacggcctcttgaccatacacaagctcaaaaggagtaactttagtagcaccatgtctagatatatgatgagcccacaatgcctCAGATAATACCTCATGCCACCTTCTGGGATTCTCCTCTATCTTCTTGATAAGCTTTATCaagatcttattactagactcggcctgaccattggcatgagcatagtatggagatgaattgagtatcttgatcttaCATGATTCGGCAAAATCACAtacctcctttgaaataaatgatgaaccttgatccgttgttaAAGTTTGAGGAATACGAATCTATGAGCAATCTTTgaaataaactcaattacctcccgaTGGGTCAtgttcttcaaaggaactgatTCGGTCCACTTAGTGAAGTAATTCGTAGCAACCAATATGAAGTGATGTCCCTTTGAAGAAGGGGGATTAATctgaccaatgaaatccaacccccatcATCTAAATGACCATGGCTTGATGATAGGATGCAACAATGCAACAGGCACCAACTAAATAttaccaaaccgctgacattcttcaaaccctttataatatctgaaacaatccgccatcatagttggccaataaaaaccggctctcctaagtaaccacttcattttaggagccgattgatgtgtaccacagatgccttcatgaacttctcccATAGCAACACGGGCCCGATTAGAATCTAAACATTTGGGAAGCACATCTTTGGCGgtccgacgataaagctcatcatcgATCAAAACATATTTAAATGCCAAACGTCGAATATTCCTCTTTGCACCATGAACAGGGCCCTTTAAATATGTCACAATAGGCACCCTCCAATCAGTAACCTCAGCCTTCCCTTTGGAATTGGAAAGATTGACCGACTTGCTATTTTTAgtagtctgaccggtcaaaccggtctctggactggtcagaccggtctgggcggtcagaccggtcggagtaTCCGGCCTAACCGGTTCGCCCAGAACTAGTATCTCGGCTGTTGCTCGCATCGGCTTTCTCATGTTAAAATGTTTTTTGGTAACATTGTatccagatgcttgctgagccagagcatttgCCTTTTTCTTGCTTTCTCTTGGAATATGTCGAATCACAAATTCATCAATGCAAGAGATATGCATTTAACGATTGATTGTAATatttgcataccttggatacttgttgcaccaccagaagtgaatcaccataAGCTTCTACATGTTTGAAACCCATTGAttccaagaattccaagccaaatagaagtgcttcatactcaacttggttattcatgcgttcttcttccaatcgatttgagaactcaaaaatagtGTCACTCGGAGAAATTAGAACGATGTTGGCATTCCTTAGCGATGccactaggaggggttagttcctagcaacgccaCCACAGaatgtgacacttcaggtgtctagctTTTAGAATAAAGTTTAGCGTGTGTACTTTGTGTTTATTCTTGTTTTTCTGCTAAAAATTTGCAGCGTTAAGTAGgggtattttgtttttttaaaaaagttatAAATGCCTTTGTGCAAAAAGATTTGACTTAGGGAGTAATTTTAGCTTTGTTAAGGGCCTTCTTGCAAATAGGCTATTAATACTTAATTTGGTAGCAATATTGCATTTCAGCCCAAAAGTATAGGAATATTTGTTATTAAAAGTATTTTTCCTTAATGAAATAAAGTTCTTTTGCATTTTTGAAAATATCTCCAAATCCTTTGGTCTAGTGAGAATTTGCATAActtaaaagttgtagatcttgaaaaattgaacaactttcatgttggacacttttcatttgagccctggATCAATGGGAAATTTGAGTTTACAGAAAGCCCCCTTAACTTTTCTATAATTACAAACAATTCCATCCATAGTTTTCTTCTTCCCCTCTCCTCTGCCGAGAAACAGGGGcattgccccgccgccgctcgccgtggtttgggccgctgccgccggtttCTCACCCGCCTGTGGTCCcgcgccgccccacgcgtcgaagtacccctccccgccgccaccctaGCCGTGCTGCTAGCTCCTCGCATGCATgccacgccgccgcagcccgccatctcgccggccgccccctgGAGAGCCAACACCGACGCTGGAACTTGCCCCCAGCCTCCGATGAGTTCATCCCCACCCTGGCGTACTCATCTTCCCCTTCCTCGGCCTATAAATTGGCCGGCTACCCCTTTCCTTTACCATcatccatcgccgccgccctttTCCAACTCCGGCGAACCCAGATCCACCACTACAGCACTACCCCGACCCCCACCACCCCCTAACAAGCTTCACCGTGCTCCAGTGAAGCTCGCTAGCCCCTCAACCCCGCCGTTCCTCCACCCGAGCACCCTTGCCGATGAGCTCACCTACCACCGCCCGCACCTCCTCGCCGGCAACCCAACTCCCAGCCACACCGACCTCAATCCTAGGCACCTACAGGTGCGGTTTGagcttctctctcttttcccgacccgagccctcgccgccggtgacagGAGCCGCCGGGATCCCGCCGGCACCACCTGCCCATCCCCGTCCCCTGTTTTGGGCTGGCCAAGCGCCTTTTTGCAGTAGTTAAATTGTTTCCAAGGGTGTTTTGTAAGAACTCAAGTTCTTTTCTTTGTGAGCTTTGAAAATTCATAGTAAATTgtacaaaaatcagaaaaatgcaaaattagttttgttattctCCTTATGTGAAAATACTATGAGTTTGTTATGAAACTTTATGTGGCAAGTTTTAAAAATAGGAGTAAGAAATAGCTCTTTTTAACCATTTACCATGTTTGGAAATTTTTTTATGAGCTTTGAGCCATGAGCTTTTTGAACTACAATCAGCTTTTTATGATCTTTTAAAACTCATTTTTGGACTTTAAATTATGCTTTTCCAAGGATTCCTTCTTCAGGTGTTATTAAATAAATCCTTTCtataaattatttcaaaaaccttTCTCCATGTTGTTTTGAGTAGTTGAAGTACCTAACATGGATGAATTGAAATGTTTAATTGAGTGAATCCATAATCTTTTTggtgaaggaaaactatactcAAGTATAGTACCTTACTTTTTCCAactattgcattacatatagaaatCACCCCGTTAGCCGATGAAACGTACGAGCTTACTCAGGAACCAGACGGGGATTTTTTTGAAGCCCAGGCTAATATtgttgaactaactgaagctccGAACTCGGATTCAGAAGATACAAAGTCTACTGACTTTATAGACATTAATACAGGCAAGCCCCGATACATACTCCCATTGTtttttaaattatataattcaGTACTGTcttcttgtgcatttaagttattggagttgaatgaaaacttagatgcataattctaggtacctattgtttGAATACTAGAACTGAGTCCATTTAggtgctatgctaataggaccggtaaaagtcgagtgattgcctgtcactcacgAGATTTATAAGtgttgattgtttacttcttgcaatcactataaggaccatggacggatttggtcaATAGCTTCATTgtaatccgtctgtgttgataatttgttaaggccgcagtgtgtagtagcggtggttaagcgtttgaaagtactagccacatgccgtaaatatggtacgcggcaagcctagtagctgatcggcctggcaaatggacataccccCCCCCTCACTCTCTTTTAGAGATAGGATGATATATATTATTAAGAGTCAAGTTATGTTGCAACAATCACGGGTGCAGAGAAGtgtggttctctgtagtcggggagagtagccctgatccatgaaccggaatgaaaagccaaaggttgcttgggagtgactcgacgGTACTTCAAgtgtgtgtgctaggtttatccttgcaaggttggaattcgattcagaatcgtccgcttctcatgatgtttgagactgcttaatccctttgctacatagagtaataagtggaacaatgatgatctcAATATGGTTGGATGAGGTTAAttcttctaccatgtttgcttagataggtgcatacctagaatggttaattcaactagaatttgaaagctaaaattgaaattaaggacctactcctTGTGGTTTTTTCAGCAAAAGTAAACCCAGAGCCTTTCTAAGCtagcatgtctagttaaagggctacTGTATCGGattagtcttgctgagtattagtatacttaggCTTTTGGTGACTTTGTTTTTTAGGAATGACTTTGGAAGAACCGAacactagtctgacttggcctagtgttcTACCTTCTGGCTAgtctatggaatgggaacccACTTTGACCAGCAATGACTCAGAGGAATGATGTCATGATTGGGCTTATCATGGCATCTACCCTTCGACGTTTGTATATAGTTGTGTTTCTTTTCTGTTGTAGAACTTCTAAAGTAAGCATATCTTACTTTTACTCCTTCTCTTTTAAATAAAGTTGTAAAAAAGCTAGAACTTTATTGTACTAGCTTCAAAACTCTGTTGTAAATTTCacctcttatctatgtgatgtaaaatattgtagaATTGTTGTATCCtcaactcgccttcgtgcgggatatATACTTGTGTTTCGATCGGATATTCAGTGGTTATATCACGatattacccgacagaccaagaattacTCCGATTAAGATGCATAGTGCACTTGATCTGGTGTAATTCAGACTGCTTCTACCACAGCTAGTATCAGAGCAGGCAAGTATACACCGGATGGTACAACAAAATCTTAGAAAGATTTCGAGTAAAAGATGTGCTCGACAAAGTTTTTACAAAACTGGGTTGGACTTTTTAACGATTATGCAtagatcgtaaagccctagggtgatGATCTTCTGGGTACTACAAGGTGGCTATATATGTGTTTCCTGTAGGTGCACTAACCATAATTCGATAGGTTAAGAACGGATAGGATTCGTCGATTAGAGAGAGATGTATCTGTGCcaccgaaactaaccacgtaaggCCAAAGATATTTGGCAGTTATTTTTGGTTGAGAGGACGATAGTTCGTGAATGCATTATTTTAAAACTTGAATATCTTTTGAGGATTTCTAGAGTGTTTATTTTGATTGGTTGGTAAAAACTTGGTGAGTGCCTTGTTTTAAAACCTAGATTTAGTTGACCTTAGGAGAGGTAAACCACATGTGCGTAGATCGAGTTTTGCATCCTTGATCTCTTATTCAAGGAGAGTTCAAATGATCAACTAGTTTTGCTTATGGTTTGATCATTTTTGATTCTTTTGAAACTTTATGTTTCAATGGGTCATATTCTATAGTTTTTGTATCCCTTTTTGGCGACATCTTACCATTTGAATTTTGTTTCAGATGGCTGATGTTCCGGGCACTCATTCGGATGGTGCGGGCCACATCCACACCAACGGACTCCACTGGCAGGGTTTTGCTGGCCTTTTGTGGTAATCTCTCCAGCTCTTTTGCTACACGGAGCCGCCACAGTATGACTGCTACACTTACATAGCAGAGGGAGTTACCCATTGTACTGTGAGGATGACCATACCACAGCACCCTTTCCGAGCTCACTGGCAGACCATAGAGGTTGAGGCATATGGGTACCGCTTCGCTGACACTATCGAAGCTGCCGCTTTAGAGGCTATTACTACTTTCTGCAAGCAGCATCCTAACGAAGTGGCAGAGTACCCTATCAGCCTTTTTCCCGCCATGGACTACTATGATCCTGAGTTGTCTTTTAGGGTGGAGCATTGTGCACACTTGCTTGGAGACTCAGCAGGAGATTCGATGCGTATGATGGTCAGATTCATGAACGTCCAGCTTCGACACCAGGAGTTATAGCGCCGCAGTACTATCCACTTGGCTAGTGAGGCACAAGTTACTCATAGCAAGTAGGATAGGCAAATCACTCAGGCAGAAGAGCTTCAGGCAGCAGTTACTGATCAGGACGAGGTGATAGCTCAGAGGAGACGATAGGCCATCGAGAGGACCAAATTGTCGAGAGCGATGATGTTATTAATCAATGCAACACGGTGATAGAGTTCCTTCAAGAATAGGCTCAGGACCTCACTTCGGAGCTTGAGGATGCTTATGCCTATATTGAGTACCTCCAAGAACACCCGATGCCACCTGACGTCCCGAATCAGCCTGAGGGaaatgaagaagaggatccaGAAGAGATTGAAAGAGTTTTTGATCTTGACTCTGAGCATGAAGATCTAGAACCCGAAGCTCAGAGCAATGACCCTTCCTTCAGTAGTGAGTCTTCCGTTGGCAACCTCGACAATTTTTAGATCGTCGAAACTTTTGGGTTTGACTTTCTAGAAGTAGAACTGTGTAAAAAGAGAGTAGTGTGAGATAGCTTGGAAGGAAGCATCACTAGCTGTGATATAACTGTTTGGAGCAGGTTGTGATGTCTGTAACATGTACACCGCTTTGACAATAATTTAAAGTTTGGAATAAATGGCCATGTTTGTATAAGTTTGAGCTGAACTGGTTGAATATAATGTGAGATGTATATGTTGTTATAATCAATATCATTCTATTACAACTGTCTTTGTTTTGCATTATATCATTTGCTAATGGAAGTAAAGATAAACTATGATCTAATGGATATCTTCCATGAAACAGAT
Proteins encoded:
- the LOC120669249 gene encoding actin cytoskeleton-regulatory complex protein pan-1-like; protein product: MIKPLVMFWRWFGAPSAIPVGDGGSAAAGNARELALGSSEAGIGFCGFGMRAQGQRRPWQGTAGLGSTAARSAAAERGMCGGGSAGVRDDVPFEGEQEQVNEEEQQQFGKEDGQDSIDCSQVHRRSRTCLCCSLCSSSNPAPIPAPVPAPAPPQPMEDAEEDPEMLYYYVEYEDGQLVPVDSPAPPAPAADAPPPPPDAPIPDAPAPAAAGGDPDDSGDDSEDSEHDDGYDTDDE